The Bacillus sp. Y1 genome has a window encoding:
- a CDS encoding DUF1273 domain-containing protein encodes MKMVYISGYKASELGIFKENDPGVVYIKLAIKKALLKLIDQGLEWVMVSGQLGVEMWAAEVVIELRKKDYPDLKLAIITPFLDQEGNWSDKNKEWYHSIIQKADYVDSVTKRKYDSPAQFRLKNQFAIKKTDALLLVYDEERDGSPKYLLQTAKHYQENNEYPITQINFYDLQLLVEEVQQKQNDFY; translated from the coding sequence ATTAAAATGGTATATATATCTGGATATAAGGCCAGTGAGTTAGGGATTTTTAAAGAAAATGATCCTGGCGTTGTGTACATAAAACTGGCTATAAAAAAGGCCCTTCTAAAGCTGATAGACCAGGGGCTTGAATGGGTAATGGTATCAGGTCAACTCGGAGTAGAAATGTGGGCGGCAGAAGTCGTCATTGAACTGCGGAAAAAGGACTATCCTGACTTAAAACTAGCAATAATTACCCCATTTTTAGATCAAGAAGGTAACTGGAGCGATAAAAATAAGGAGTGGTATCACTCGATTATCCAAAAGGCCGACTATGTAGACTCAGTCACAAAAAGGAAGTACGATAGTCCAGCCCAGTTTCGGCTTAAAAACCAATTTGCCATCAAAAAAACGGATGCATTGCTTCTTGTATATGACGAAGAAAGAGACGGAAGCCCTAAATACTTACTGCAAACCGCCAAACATTATCAAGAGAATAATGAATATCCCATCACACAAATAAACTTCTACGATCTTCAATTATTAGTCGAAGAAGTACAGCAAAAGCAAAATGATTTTTATTAA
- a CDS encoding DEAD/DEAH box helicase, producing MKVRKSLQDLIVELKKNEEFKDQIVHWHTIEEREAKTSELPNDLHPNLQRALQERGIGRLFTHQKSSYEAIRRGESVVAVTPTASGKTLCYNLPVIQTVIESMDSRALYIFPTKALAQDQKSELNELIQATELQINSYTYDGDTPANIREKVRKAGHVVITNPDMLHSAILPHHTKWVSLFENLKFVVIDELHIYRGVFGSHVANVIRRLKRICEFYGSKPIFICTSATIANPLELAEHLTETNMRLIDNNGAPSGRKHFLFYNPPIVNKPLNIRRSATLEVRNIARKLLKNKIQTIVFAKSRVRVEILLSYLQELVKYQLGPKAIRGYRGGYLPTERREIEKGLRNGDIYGVVSTNALELGVDIGQLQVCIMTGYPGSIASSWQQAGRAGRRHGESLVILVASSSPLDQYIIQHPDYFFTSSPETARINKDNLIILIDHLKCAAYELPFKKGDYFGETEIEELLEYLVEERVLFENGEKYYWMNDSFPAHNISLRSASQDNVVIIDQSDVSKARVIGEMDLFSSMTLLHEEAIYLHQGTQFQVEKLDWEEKKAFVREVAVDYFTDANLAVELKVLEIDKNRENSMVEVAYGDVSVLAKATIFKKIKFETHENIGSGPIHLPEVELHTSSAWISIEKASTELPEERLDQGLIGISHAFKHIAPLFVMCDPQDIHVVPQVKAVHNEKPTLFFYDRYPGGIGLSEKIYDGMEIIIKEAKEMITRCNCHQGCPSCIGTDPTAETAKIDCLKILNMFQNEVGKGRVS from the coding sequence ATGAAGGTAAGAAAAAGTTTACAAGATCTTATTGTTGAGTTGAAGAAAAATGAAGAATTTAAAGACCAAATCGTGCATTGGCATACAATAGAAGAAAGAGAAGCAAAAACATCGGAATTGCCTAATGACCTCCATCCTAACTTACAAAGGGCATTGCAGGAGAGAGGAATTGGAAGGCTGTTTACTCATCAGAAATCATCTTATGAAGCGATTAGACGGGGAGAAAGTGTTGTTGCAGTGACACCTACGGCTTCTGGTAAGACGCTTTGTTACAATCTCCCTGTTATACAAACGGTCATCGAATCGATGGATTCAAGAGCCTTGTATATCTTTCCTACTAAGGCGCTAGCACAGGACCAAAAAAGTGAACTTAATGAGTTAATACAAGCAACAGAGCTTCAAATTAATAGTTACACATATGATGGAGATACTCCTGCGAATATAAGAGAAAAAGTACGGAAGGCTGGACATGTCGTCATAACGAACCCAGATATGCTTCATTCGGCAATTCTCCCTCATCATACAAAGTGGGTATCGTTATTTGAAAATTTAAAGTTTGTTGTCATTGATGAGCTACATATTTATCGTGGTGTTTTTGGGAGTCATGTCGCAAATGTGATTAGGCGTTTGAAAAGAATCTGTGAATTTTACGGAAGTAAACCTATTTTTATCTGTACTTCTGCGACAATTGCTAATCCTCTTGAGTTAGCCGAACATTTAACAGAAACAAACATGAGGTTAATTGATAATAATGGTGCACCAAGTGGCAGGAAGCATTTCCTTTTTTATAACCCTCCCATTGTAAACAAGCCTTTAAATATCCGAAGGAGCGCAACGCTTGAGGTTAGAAATATCGCGCGTAAGCTATTAAAAAATAAAATTCAAACCATTGTTTTTGCGAAAAGCAGAGTGAGAGTCGAAATTTTACTATCGTATCTCCAAGAGCTTGTAAAGTATCAACTTGGTCCAAAGGCAATAAGAGGATACCGGGGTGGATATTTGCCCACGGAGCGACGAGAAATTGAAAAAGGTCTAAGGAACGGGGACATCTATGGTGTCGTAAGTACAAACGCTTTAGAATTAGGAGTGGATATTGGTCAGTTGCAGGTATGTATTATGACGGGTTATCCAGGTTCGATAGCAAGTTCATGGCAACAAGCGGGAAGAGCTGGGAGAAGGCATGGAGAATCGTTAGTGATACTTGTGGCAAGCTCTAGTCCGCTAGATCAATACATTATACAGCATCCTGATTATTTTTTTACAAGCAGCCCAGAAACAGCGAGAATCAATAAAGATAACTTGATTATTCTTATTGATCATTTGAAGTGTGCAGCGTATGAGTTACCATTTAAGAAAGGTGACTATTTTGGAGAGACGGAAATTGAAGAACTTCTAGAATACTTAGTAGAAGAACGGGTGCTTTTTGAAAATGGTGAGAAATACTACTGGATGAATGATTCGTTCCCTGCTCACAATATTAGCTTGCGTTCTGCCTCACAAGATAATGTTGTCATAATAGACCAATCAGATGTTTCTAAAGCGCGTGTGATAGGTGAAATGGATCTTTTCTCAAGTATGACCTTACTGCATGAAGAGGCTATTTATTTGCATCAAGGAACACAATTTCAAGTGGAAAAGCTCGATTGGGAGGAAAAGAAGGCATTCGTTCGAGAGGTAGCCGTTGATTATTTTACGGACGCCAATTTAGCGGTCGAATTAAAAGTATTAGAGATTGATAAGAATAGGGAAAATTCAATGGTAGAAGTTGCTTATGGAGATGTTAGCGTATTAGCTAAAGCAACGATCTTTAAAAAAATCAAATTCGAAACACATGAAAATATAGGGTCCGGACCAATTCATTTACCGGAAGTTGAGCTTCATACGAGTTCTGCGTGGATTTCGATTGAAAAAGCCTCCACTGAATTACCAGAGGAACGTTTGGATCAAGGCTTAATTGGAATTTCTCATGCGTTTAAACATATTGCTCCTTTATTTGTTATGTGTGACCCACAGGATATTCATGTCGTTCCACAAGTGAAAGCTGTGCACAATGAAAAGCCGACGTTATTTTTCTATGACCGCTATCCTGGTGGAATTGGACTTAGCGAAAAGATCTATGATGGAATGGAAATAATTATTAAAGAGGCGAAAGAGATGATTACCCGTTGTAATTGTCATCAGGGTTGTCCGTCTTGTATTGGCACAGATCCTACGGCGGAAACGGCAAAGATTGACTGCTTGAAAATATTAAATATGTTTCAAAATGAAGTGGGAAAGGGTAGAGTCAGTTGA
- a CDS encoding ribonuclease H-like domain-containing protein, giving the protein MSLKNKLNRLKPHLSIPESSKQSSSSLPVKSNKEIPFLDEWKENGVTPYFLEDDYCLVREVKYSFDYQHGRYQLGEFIDAVKAWNESNISHPLSAKGFLPEQLFFFDTETTGLGGGVGNTIFLLGHATLEDNHFVVRQHILPRPGSEIPLYTSFLEKVDYTTLVTYNGKAFDWPQVKTRHTLLKDHVPKLPSFGHFDLFHASRRIWKHKLDRLKLSIVEKEILDIQRVDDVPGFLAPMIYFDYVETQKPEGMIGIIKHNEIDILSLISLYTHLTFQILRMDQNQTVKEAFEVGRWFTYLGEDSAAENTFIELASGENMEAYHSRWQLSLQLKKKKDYEAASEIWLNLSNVSDDVIAFDSSLELSKWYEHKKKDYEKALLFGQKAKLLLEKCSDNKIDPTIDIEKRLERITRKSCNKNVKK; this is encoded by the coding sequence TTGAGTTTGAAAAATAAGCTAAATCGATTAAAACCTCATCTATCTATTCCAGAGAGCTCGAAACAAAGTTCGAGCTCTCTGCCTGTAAAGTCAAATAAGGAAATCCCTTTTTTAGATGAGTGGAAGGAGAATGGAGTTACTCCGTACTTTTTAGAAGACGATTATTGCCTTGTAAGAGAAGTAAAGTATTCGTTTGATTACCAACATGGCAGATATCAGTTAGGCGAATTTATTGACGCTGTGAAAGCTTGGAATGAGTCAAATATCTCTCATCCACTGTCAGCAAAGGGGTTTCTACCAGAGCAATTGTTTTTTTTCGATACAGAAACAACAGGACTGGGTGGGGGAGTAGGGAATACGATTTTTCTTCTTGGACATGCCACGTTGGAAGACAATCATTTTGTTGTGAGACAGCATATTCTTCCACGACCCGGAAGCGAAATTCCTCTGTATACTAGTTTTCTTGAAAAGGTTGATTATACGACGCTAGTGACGTATAACGGAAAAGCCTTTGATTGGCCACAAGTAAAAACAAGGCATACTTTGCTAAAAGATCATGTTCCAAAGTTGCCTTCATTTGGTCATTTCGATTTGTTTCATGCCTCTCGAAGAATATGGAAGCATAAGCTAGACCGATTAAAGCTATCGATCGTTGAGAAGGAAATTCTTGATATTCAAAGAGTCGATGACGTTCCAGGATTTTTAGCACCGATGATTTATTTTGACTACGTTGAAACGCAAAAACCAGAAGGAATGATCGGAATTATCAAACATAACGAGATAGATATTCTGTCTCTTATTAGTTTGTATACCCATTTAACATTTCAGATTTTACGAATGGATCAAAATCAAACGGTGAAAGAAGCTTTTGAGGTGGGCCGATGGTTTACTTACCTTGGGGAGGATTCGGCTGCTGAAAATACATTTATAGAATTAGCGTCAGGGGAAAATATGGAAGCCTATCATTCTCGATGGCAACTATCTTTACAATTAAAAAAGAAGAAAGATTATGAAGCGGCTAGTGAAATTTGGTTGAATTTGTCGAATGTATCTGATGATGTGATTGCCTTTGACTCCTCACTTGAACTTTCCAAGTGGTATGAACATAAAAAAAAGGATTACGAGAAGGCACTTCTTTTTGGTCAGAAAGCGAAATTATTACTTGAAAAATGTAGTGATAATAAGATAGATCCAACGATTGATATCGAGAAGCGGTTGGAAAGAATTACAAGAAAATCTTGTAACAAAAATGTAAAAAAATAA
- a CDS encoding CotD family spore coat protein yields the protein MFKKHCGPTNVLPAVVHPTKCCVNHTFSNNVVPHIHPQHTTTVNHINYDHQHFFPQTQSVVNEVTHTQSFAPPRPVPGPFPAPGFGGAPGFGAGPGFGAGPGAGPGFGAGPGFGGAPGFGGAPGPSFGR from the coding sequence ATGTTTAAAAAACATTGCGGACCAACTAATGTATTACCTGCTGTCGTTCACCCAACAAAATGCTGTGTAAATCATACTTTCTCAAATAATGTGGTGCCACATATTCACCCTCAGCATACAACAACTGTAAATCACATCAATTATGATCACCAACACTTCTTCCCACAAACACAGTCTGTTGTTAATGAAGTGACTCATACTCAAAGCTTTGCACCACCTCGTCCTGTTCCTGGACCATTTCCAGCGCCAGGATTCGGAGGAGCACCAGGCTTTGGAGCAGGCCCAGGATTCGGAGCAGGCCCAGGAGCAGGCCCAGGCTTTGGAGCAGGCCCAGGATTCGGAGGAGCACCAGGATTCGGAGGAGCACCAGGACCATCTTTTGGAAGATAA